The genomic stretch TCCGATTCCCCGATTCCCGTGGCGGCCTGGATCAATAGTTCTGCAGTGATCGATGGATCAAATGCTTCGCTTGTCTGCCATGCGAGGATTCGTCTGGAGAAATTGTCGACTACGGCATGCAGGTAGATCTTGCTTCCGTCGAGCAATCGAATCAAAGTCGCATCAATGTGCCAAAGTTCGTTTGCCGACGCAGCCCGGATTCCGATTTTCGGCTTGGGCGGATGCACTCGTTTCCGGGGACGACGCCAATTGTACTGTCGCATGAGCCGGTACCAAGTGCTGGTTGATGCGTAGACCCTTCCCAACCGCTGCGCCAATCGAGACAGAGTACTTGTGGGAACGTGTCGGTAGTCGTCCGACGTTGCCATCTCTCGGATGGTTGCGATTTCCGTTGACGCTTGTTTGTGTCGGGTGGCTTTTGGGACACGATGAATAATCGGTCAGTTCGCAAGGCTTCCGATTTCGCCAAGCATGATAACGTGAAGGCGAAAGTCCGATGGTTCGGAGAACTCGCGTCAGTGGAATCGCTTTGCTGGATCGGTCAATGGCACGCAGAAGGCGTGACTTGTTCTTTCCATCAGGCAGTCTTTGTCGCTCGAATGAGAACGCGGTCAGTTTCAACAAGACCAAAGCCACTCGCAACCAAGCTCGCAGGACTTCATTTTGCCGTTTCAGTCGCGCGATCTCGGTGGTCAAACTTTCGGTTTCCGAATGCTGGACGTGCGAAACGACTGGTCCACAGTTATGGTGGCGCCAGCCATGAATGGTCGAACGGGGAACGCCCAGTTTCTTGGCTGTCAGCAGGTCTCCCGAATCGTGGATGTAGTGGCGCAGTCGATGATCATAAGACCGTTGTTGTCGTTTTGCAGTAAGCATGCGGTGGGGGTGGGTGTAGCGGAGAGACGCTATGGGGCTCATAATTGGTTTAGCGTTTCCAAATATCCTAGTTCGTCCCTTCACCAAATTCGCCATGTCCATCGGCATTGATCCGCTTGTTGATTTCGCGGCCAAACGGCTGCTCGGGAGCCCAGAACACTGGCGGATTACGGTGCATTTCTTGAACGCGATGCTGCGGTTTGCCAACCCAATCGTTGACGTAAGGATTCTGAACCCGATCAACATGAAGGACTTCGACGTCGACAAACTGTCGATTCTGGACATCAAGGCAACCGACAGCGTTGGGCGGCGATACAATATCGAGGTCCAAACCACTCGCCCGCTGGGGTTACCGAAACGTTTGACGTATTATGCAGCGAAGCAATTGATCGAGCAGTTGGGTGAAGGTGACCAATACGCTGACCTGAACCCGTCAATCAGCATCTGCATCCTCGATTCTGTCTTGTTCCGCGAAGAACCCGCATTACAGCACGCATTTGAACTTCGTACGGATCGGGGGCTTTCGCTCAGCGATTGCTTGCAAGTTCACGTTTTCGAGCTACCCAAGTACGTCGTTCCGAGCGATAATAAGCCTATCACCGATCCGATAGAGCAGTGGTTGTATTTTTTCCGTGAGGCGGCAAACCAAACCGCCGAGCAACTGGCCCGTCGGTTGCCGGGTGCCGTGTTCACCGAAGCCGTAGGAGTGTTAGAAATGATCGCCAAGAACCCAGAAGAACGCCAAGTCTACGAAGACCGGCTCAAGGCCGAACGCGACGAGTGGGCGCGAACCGAGCAGGCGAAGCTCGACGGAAAGCTCGACGGAAAGCTCGAGGAGCGACTTCGCGTGGTCAAAATGTTACGGGACATCGTCGGCGAGACCGATCCGTCGGACTCGGATCTTGCGGGGCTTTCGCTCGATCAGTTGGGGCAACTAGAAACCACCTACCAGCAGCGACTCCGCGACCGAACCTGACGCGAATCGACTCCCTGTTGTTAACCGGAAACGGATTTGTCTTTCGCAGCGGATAAAATGACCTCTGGTTAACACACCGCTGTTAACCCGCTCCGAGAAATTCCGCGACCGTCCGAATCGCAAACAGGCTTGACCGAACAGAACGGATTTGCTGTAATTCGTTAGGCGTCAAGGACTTACAGAATCTAGCGAGTAAGCATTCGCGGAAGTTGTGGTGAGAGCGAGTTGATCTGGCGGTGAGTGGCGGGATTCTCTATTTGGGGGTGCATGAGTGCTTCGGTTTTAGAATCTCAGTCGGTTGATGAACGTCTAAGGTCACGTCGGTGACGCAGACCAACAAGCGCTTGACGATTACGAAGCTGCGCTCGCCGAGGCGGACGCGATGGCTGCCGGGGACCCTGACTTTGAGCGGTAGGTAGCCCCTTCTCGGCGAAGGCCAGAAACGACATCCGTGTGTTGCGCACGCCCCTATGGGGGCCTGCGCGGCAGCGCTATCTTGCTACCCAAGATGTGTGTTTCGGGCTTGGCGGAATAGCTCGCTACTCTTGGTGGAAGTCCGTACTACGAAGTTGCGGCAACCCTCAAATTAAGGTGTGAAAGACCACTCGCGCATCATCCCGTCTTGCTTTTTGGATAGCGGAACTCGCCAAGAGTTTCGGCCGTTCTCGGAATCACCGAAAGTCTTGGCGACTACCGCTACGGCCCAACCCCAAATCCTGGTGTGGATGAAGCACTCGTGTTTTTCCGCGCCGTCCGAGATTGATCCGGCAAATTACAGCAAAATCGCCCACAAAATGGCGCTGGACCAACTGGGGCATTACCTCCCGCGGAGTTAGAATCGTCCGCCAATAAGCCGACAAGCTCTTTTCAAGTTACGTTACGTTACCCGATTCGCATCTTCAGAAAACTGATTGCCCGATCAACAACATGAGACACCAAGACATTTTCGGAAAACTCGTAGCCCCGGCGTTAATTCCCCTCTTGTTCCTTGTCAATTGTTTCGCTCAAGAATCAACTCACAATTCAATCTCCAAGCCAACGATTGAGCAAGACGGTTCCGCCGAATTCGAGGCGATGGTTAGCCGCGGGTACACGCCCTTGTTCAATGCTAAGGACTTCACTGGTTGGCGGAATCCCTATTCCCATGGCGAAGCGAAAGTAGTTGATGATGAGATTCACCTCCTCGCCGACAAGAAGTTTTTCCTGGTTACGGAGAAGAAGTATGCGGACTTTCGGCTGAGTGTTGAGATTCACCTTCCCGAAGGCGCTGCCAATTCGGGTGTCATGTTCCGATGCCATGTCGACCCAGACGCACAGAAGAAAGTCTTCGGCTACCAGGCGGAGTGCGATGGATCGGATCGGCGGTGGTCGGGCGGCCTCTATGACGAGGCACGACGTGGATGGATTTGGCCAAGTACTGCAGGACGTTCGGAGGAACCGTTCCTTGAGCACGAAGAGGAATCCAAAGCGGCTTTCGCTGATCCCGCAATCGCCAATGCATTGGATCGAAATGGCTGGAACCGCTTTGTGGTCACGTGCATTGAAGATCGCATCACCATCGAGCTGAACGGCGTTCCCACCGTCACCTTCCGCGACACAACCGATGCGTCGGGATACCTCGGTATCCAGCACCACGGCGAACAGGGACAAACTTACCGCTTCCGCAATCTATTCATCAAAGAGCTGCCCGAGATCCCAGCAGAAGACTCCATCTCACTCACCGATCAGTCGCCTGTGTCGGTCAAGAAAATTGACGAAAACGTCACTCTTGTCGATTTTGGCAAAGTCGCGTTCGGAAACGTTGCGCTGCGTGTTCCCCGCAGCGGCAGAGGGATGGGCAAGGTTCATTTCGGCGAAAAGCTCGTGGACGGCCGAGTCGATCGTGAGCCACCAGGAACCGTCCGCTACGGCGTCAGCGAATTTCGCAAGGGTAGCGGAGAGTTCGGAACTTGGATCGTGCCAACACCCGTGGATGTGCGAAACACAGAACAGGCCGGAGCGACGCGTGCTCATCCACCGGCGGTGCTAACGCCAAAGTCCTGGTTACCCGTCATGCCATTTCGGTGGGTGGAAATCGAAGGCTGGGAGGGAGAGTTCAAGCCTGAATACATCGTCCGCCGTGCCGCGTTTGCGTCCGATTGGAATGACGACGCCAGTTCGTTTGAGTGTTCTGATGAGACGCTCAATCGGATTTGGGAATTGTGCAAATACAGCATCAAGGCAACGACGTTTGCAGGAGTCTACGTGGATGGCGACCGTGAACGCATTCCGTACGAAGCCGACGCGTATCTGAACCAGTTGAGTCACTACTACGCGGATGATGAAGTAGAAATGGCCGCAAAGACCTTTGACTGGTTGATCGAAAACGGCACATGGCCAACGGAGTGGGCGCCGCATATGGTGTTCATGGCTCATGCCGAGTGGATGTACTCTGGCGACCTCGAGTGGCTCAAGCATCGCTATGAATCCTTGAAGGCCAAGACGCTGATGCACCGCAGTGGCGAGGATGGCTTGGTTCGCAGTGCCGAAATCGATCAAAATCGGCATGATATCGTGGATTGGCCACAGAAAGAACGCGATGGATTTGTCTTCACCGAGATCAACACAGTCGTCAACGCTTTTCATATCGAAGCACTCGAGCGGATGGTCGAAATGGCTCGTGCAATCGGAAAGAGTGAGGATGCGGAGGCCTTTGCAGCTCGAGCGGAGCTAGCGAAAGCGGCCTTTCAGATGACGCTTTTCGACGAAGCAGCGGGCATCTACCGGGACGGTGTGGGCACCGACCACAGCAGCATCCACGCCAACTTCTTCCCACTCGCGTTCGGGCTGATTCCTCAGGACAAACTTGCGGGAGTCATCGAGTGGCTTGAGCAGAAAGACATGCAATGCAGCGTCTATGCGGCTCAGTATTTCCTTGATGGCCTATTCAACCACGGCAGCGACCAAAAGGCAATCGACTTGATGGTCGCGGATGGCGATCGAAGTTGGAAACATATGGTCAACAGCGGAACGACCATTAGCTGGGAAGCTTGGGACTTGAAGTACAAGCCCAACCAAGACTGGAACCACGCTTGGGGTGCTGCGCCTGCAAACCTATTGCCGCGGTGTGTGCTCGGTGCTCAGCCGGAGACCCCAGGCTGGACCAATGCGATGATCCGGCCTTGCCCCGGCGGTCTCAAGTACGCTCGCGGCCGTGTTCCCACTGTACTTGGTCCGATTGAAATCGATTGGAAGAACGAGTCGACTTTCACACTCACGCTTGCACTTCCCAAAGGCATGACGGCGCGCGTTGAGTTGCCAGCGGCAAACCGTACAACAGGTGTCTTCGTGGACGGAGTATCTGTCCAAGCAATGAAGACATCAGATCGTTGGATTCTGAAGGATAAGATCACCGGCACGGTAACGATCGAAGCCAAGTAAGCACGGCCGAACGATGCCAATGCACTCGAGTATTCGACCTTCAGCTCGTGAAGCAAGCGGAGGTCGAGTCCGTTGGGTCACGTCACAGTATCCGAGCAGCAAGAAATGAAGAAACGAACACTCACCGCGGCAGCCAACAAGCAGTTCCCAATCTCACGATGTTGGCTTTATCTTGTTTTGTATCTCTCGCCTTTGGCACTGCAGCGACGGATCCGATCGCCGAGTTCTGTTTCGCACATCGTTGGATAAAGAAAAAGTAATTCGTGTGAAATCGGTGCCTGATCCGATTGAATCGACAGGCCCTTGGGACGTCAGCTTTCCGGAAAATCTTGGTACAACCAGCAATGCAAAGTTCGATGAATTGATCTCATGGTCTACTTCGCCCGACCAAGGGATACGCCATTTTTCCGGAACAGCAACCTATCAAAAACAGTTTCATCTTCCCAAACAGCTGATCGATCCGAACCTTTCGCTTGAACTCGATTTGGGAAACGTTGCTGTGATTGCACACATCTTGATGAACGGCGAAGACCTTGGCATTTTGTGGAAAGCTCCGTTCCGTGTGAGCCTCGATGGTTGTGCCCGCGAAGGAGTCAATCATTTGGAAGTGAGAGTCACGAACCTGTGGCCTAACCGGTTGATCGGAGATCAACAACTTCCAGGCGATGTGGAACATCGAGGGCCAAACGTCAAGCGATGGCCCGACTGGTTGCTAAATCAAACCCAGCGAAGTTCTGGCCGTTTCGGCTTTCCTGGCTACCAGCACTACCAACAAGACTCTGATTTGATCGTATCGGGTCTGCTTGGCCCCGTGACGGTGCGTTCGTATGTAGAAGCCGAATTGTACGACACTCAGAACGATTGATGAAACTGAAAGTGTCTTCAAGATGATCAGCAACATCATGCGAAGCTATGTTGCTTTAGCCTTTGCCTTATTGATCCAGAGCTGTTTCCTAAATCGAGCATTCGACGCAGTTCGTTCTCGCGTCGTTCCATTGGTATACTTATTGTATTGGTTCGCTACCCATCTTCCCTCACGGCCGAGACTGACATGTCAAGTTTGAGTCGCCTTGCGATCGCAATCGTCTGCTTTGCGCTGATTTTCCCCAGCAAGTCGGCTTCGGCCCAACGCGGTCAATTGATCGAAGGCTTGTTCCGTACATTGGCCGAGACTCAGCTGGAACGCGAGAGAATCAAGCGAATGGAAGCCGAGAAACGAGCCGATGGGCAGACGCCCACGCCAGCCAAAGATCCGTATCGAGTTCAATTGCCATCAGGATTCGGTACCACGCCAGCTTTCAGCGGCCCCGGCACCAACATCAGGCCGCCCGTTGATCGCAAACAGTTGTCAATCAATGTCCGTTCGCGTGAAGCGGCCCAATACGCAGAGAACTTGGTGAGGTTCAATCAGCGATTCTCGCCATTGGTTTCTGAGTTAAGATCCGAAGCAGCGGCTCACCCG from Novipirellula artificiosorum encodes the following:
- a CDS encoding DDE-type integrase/transposase/recombinase, which encodes MRQYNWRRPRKRVHPPKPKIGIRAASANELWHIDATLIRLLDGSKIYLHAVVDNFSRRILAWQTSEAFDPSITAELLIQAATGIGESEMPAVIVDGGVENYNATVDATIADLQLKRILAQTEITFSNSMIEAWWRVLKHQWLFLNTLDTFANVTRLVAFYVEQHN
- a CDS encoding Rpn family recombination-promoting nuclease/putative transposase; its protein translation is MSIGIDPLVDFAAKRLLGSPEHWRITVHFLNAMLRFANPIVDVRILNPINMKDFDVDKLSILDIKATDSVGRRYNIEVQTTRPLGLPKRLTYYAAKQLIEQLGEGDQYADLNPSISICILDSVLFREEPALQHAFELRTDRGLSLSDCLQVHVFELPKYVVPSDNKPITDPIEQWLYFFREAANQTAEQLARRLPGAVFTEAVGVLEMIAKNPEERQVYEDRLKAERDEWARTEQAKLDGKLDGKLEERLRVVKMLRDIVGETDPSDSDLAGLSLDQLGQLETTYQQRLRDRT
- a CDS encoding family 78 glycoside hydrolase catalytic domain; amino-acid sequence: MRHQDIFGKLVAPALIPLLFLVNCFAQESTHNSISKPTIEQDGSAEFEAMVSRGYTPLFNAKDFTGWRNPYSHGEAKVVDDEIHLLADKKFFLVTEKKYADFRLSVEIHLPEGAANSGVMFRCHVDPDAQKKVFGYQAECDGSDRRWSGGLYDEARRGWIWPSTAGRSEEPFLEHEEESKAAFADPAIANALDRNGWNRFVVTCIEDRITIELNGVPTVTFRDTTDASGYLGIQHHGEQGQTYRFRNLFIKELPEIPAEDSISLTDQSPVSVKKIDENVTLVDFGKVAFGNVALRVPRSGRGMGKVHFGEKLVDGRVDREPPGTVRYGVSEFRKGSGEFGTWIVPTPVDVRNTEQAGATRAHPPAVLTPKSWLPVMPFRWVEIEGWEGEFKPEYIVRRAAFASDWNDDASSFECSDETLNRIWELCKYSIKATTFAGVYVDGDRERIPYEADAYLNQLSHYYADDEVEMAAKTFDWLIENGTWPTEWAPHMVFMAHAEWMYSGDLEWLKHRYESLKAKTLMHRSGEDGLVRSAEIDQNRHDIVDWPQKERDGFVFTEINTVVNAFHIEALERMVEMARAIGKSEDAEAFAARAELAKAAFQMTLFDEAAGIYRDGVGTDHSSIHANFFPLAFGLIPQDKLAGVIEWLEQKDMQCSVYAAQYFLDGLFNHGSDQKAIDLMVADGDRSWKHMVNSGTTISWEAWDLKYKPNQDWNHAWGAAPANLLPRCVLGAQPETPGWTNAMIRPCPGGLKYARGRVPTVLGPIEIDWKNESTFTLTLALPKGMTARVELPAANRTTGVFVDGVSVQAMKTSDRWILKDKITGTVTIEAK
- a CDS encoding glycosylhydrolase-like jelly roll fold domain-containing protein, which encodes MKSVPDPIESTGPWDVSFPENLGTTSNAKFDELISWSTSPDQGIRHFSGTATYQKQFHLPKQLIDPNLSLELDLGNVAVIAHILMNGEDLGILWKAPFRVSLDGCAREGVNHLEVRVTNLWPNRLIGDQQLPGDVEHRGPNVKRWPDWLLNQTQRSSGRFGFPGYQHYQQDSDLIVSGLLGPVTVRSYVEAELYDTQND